A part of Ursus arctos isolate Adak ecotype North America chromosome X, UrsArc2.0, whole genome shotgun sequence genomic DNA contains:
- the LOC130542876 gene encoding cancer/testis antigen family 45 member A10-like, protein MSEKGEESAVGPKSQVKSPGKSITPSPNKKRLSMRLLSVEEEGEGPSHTWGSAVSMEDDDLKVTATSVSGDMPDQLPIPVKINTEIKEQLKMEIRQLGGKYEKISKLLEGVQGPPEVQKKFVVYAMKEAARFKRQDLVRRLGNLVEKIEYEDFSTKMKTPKSSNPITAVIIEKA, encoded by the exons ATgagtgagaaaggagaggagtcCGCTGTTGGGCCCAAAAGCCAAGTGAAAAGTCCTGGGAAATCCATCACTCCATCTCCAAATAAGAAAAGGCTGAGCATGCGGCTGCTGtcggtggaggaggaaggagagggaccaTCCCACACCTGGGGCTCAGCCGTTTCCATGGAAGATG ATGACCTCAAGGTCACAGCAACGTCTGTGTCTGGAGATATGCCAGATCAACTGCCGATTCCGGTGAAAATCAATACGGAAATCAAAGAGCAATTAAAGATGGAAATTCGACAGCTTGGAGGAA AATATGAAAAAATCTCCAAATTGCTTGAAGGGGTGCAAGGACCTCCAGAAGTGCAGAAAAAATTTGTTGTGTACGCCATGAAGGAAGCGGCAAG ATTTAAGAGACAAGACTTAGTACGTCGCCTTGGGAATTTagtagaaaaaatagaatatgagGATTTCTCAACAAAGATGAAGACTCCCAAGTCTTCTAATCCTATTACCGCAGTGATCATTGAGAAAGCATAA